One stretch of Fervidobacterium thailandense DNA includes these proteins:
- a CDS encoding SDH family Clp fold serine proteinase has protein sequence MVDFFTIIFQLFWMILIFSSLTPLFKNLSLNSSREALMRTIEMKRKSRVITLIHRQESISFLGFGIRKFIDIEDSEEVLRAIKMTPPDMPIDFIIHTPGGLVLAAEQIANALRKHKGKVTVFVPHYAMSGGTLIALAADEIVMDENAVLGPVDPQIGQFPAASILSVLKKKNIDEIDDQTLILADVAEKAMKQMKEYVTDLLKEKYPDKAEELADKLVSGYWTHDYPITVEKARELGLRVSTDMPKEIYELMELYKNPAGGRPSIGYVPMDYRRGEQPKK, from the coding sequence ATGGTCGATTTCTTTACGATCATCTTTCAGTTGTTTTGGATGATACTCATCTTTTCATCACTCACACCACTTTTCAAGAACCTGTCTTTGAATTCCTCTCGAGAGGCACTGATGCGCACCATCGAGATGAAAAGAAAGAGTCGCGTGATCACGTTGATACACAGACAAGAGTCCATAAGTTTTCTTGGCTTTGGCATTAGAAAGTTTATAGACATTGAGGATTCAGAGGAAGTTCTCAGGGCGATAAAGATGACACCACCAGATATGCCCATTGACTTCATAATCCACACACCGGGTGGTCTGGTACTTGCAGCAGAACAGATAGCGAACGCTCTTAGAAAACACAAAGGAAAGGTTACCGTTTTCGTTCCCCACTATGCCATGTCTGGTGGAACGTTAATCGCACTGGCCGCCGACGAAATCGTCATGGACGAGAACGCGGTCCTTGGACCGGTCGATCCACAAATTGGTCAATTCCCCGCCGCATCGATACTCTCCGTTTTGAAGAAAAAGAACATCGATGAGATAGACGACCAGACGCTGATACTCGCCGATGTGGCGGAGAAGGCCATGAAACAGATGAAGGAATACGTTACTGATCTACTAAAAGAAAAGTACCCCGACAAAGCGGAGGAACTGGCCGATAAGCTTGTTAGTGGCTACTGGACGCACGATTATCCGATAACAGTTGAAAAAGCCAGAGAACTTGGGCTGAGAGTCTCTACCGACATGCCAAAGGAGATTTACGAACTGATGGAGTTATACAAAAACCCGGCGGGTGGGAGGCCGTCGATAGGATACGTTCCGATGGATTATAGAAGAGGGGAGCAACCAAAGAAATGA